In the Spirochaetota bacterium genome, one interval contains:
- a CDS encoding PD-(D/E)XK nuclease family protein, translating to MSDPGTLILFPRSYAREEHISRSLRDGISVIATSRIDDVYHFYRSVYDAIMPARTVLTGEAAQLVMQFAADEHAVQGSALAPLMRSQSFAREAFALYETLARYGEAREMMSVPGGHADAFADIFGRYERLLAERGLIDAVSDVRIFFTKLAAGRPAPLAGITHIACRGFLSFNELYRRFFSIIADTCRIPIIVHVPASREQFSALTAATMTSAEELFIPGIRIEYGTDVDALSSSVINALIGGTSSPEGHARLSFLYSFGAYQEAETIAHAVDSLVRRGVPAHRIAVVGDIATLHRPLTDAFAHLALPVSSRRGDVLGDHPIARMLMTLFSIIDQDTTVDVDALSGLFASGMVTHPSCDRYRAHALLHGKKGLDLPERARASLIASSVDRLRTDDTSVHAFGVFVNETIARARTLTRARDFSEGVTHLRDLAEFLGFSRFADAMGDDMRGIYASVLEALDTLRVCDTVYRGEQFSIDDLRTAAARTLSALTRESGASRGGVRLLTPYDIRGAEFDHIIIGGCTEGGFSFSDNALLSDDMRRAIHARYPAMPLSPSSNNEELLLFCSVVLALAPAGGITCSLTARDERGNEVLPHPYMDAVMHAFEPALADASWETRARETFTPAVSVHSRARYVPTLVEARTRIDAENAIAQGASIEEATRATGSYIDDAFERDNARLLAMRMRTLSEKYMEALSAPAMQWFRSYIAGDISVTDLESIARCPGEFIARRLYRMDEMRIPLGGIEHADRGAYFHRIFERFYGTVRERYGSCALTRTHRDDYRSLIAEVIDTVTIHAGLAHEEGYARSEAHRIAKRFIDHEIALAEKSGFVPEYIEHTFEHHPLRHISIKGRIDRIDIMQRDGRITGIRVIDYKSSATVMKKDDVRSYRVLQPFLYLAYAIDMLSLYDACEKGDVQIECGYYAYSESALADKAYTPFTDKEIMRSFFRKDTEEMNIYAAVLPAIADLSAGMVRFRPDENSCRKCVYRVACPAEF from the coding sequence GTGAGTGACCCCGGCACGCTCATACTCTTCCCCCGCTCCTACGCCCGTGAAGAACACATCAGCAGATCGTTACGCGACGGCATTTCCGTCATAGCCACGTCGCGCATCGATGACGTATACCACTTCTACCGCTCGGTATACGATGCGATAATGCCCGCACGGACGGTGCTCACGGGAGAGGCGGCTCAACTCGTCATGCAATTCGCAGCCGATGAGCATGCCGTTCAAGGCTCCGCCCTTGCACCGCTCATGCGCTCGCAGAGCTTTGCGCGCGAAGCGTTCGCCCTCTACGAAACGCTCGCCCGTTACGGCGAGGCCCGCGAGATGATGTCCGTTCCCGGCGGCCATGCCGACGCCTTCGCCGATATATTCGGACGGTATGAACGACTTCTCGCCGAGCGCGGCCTCATCGATGCCGTTTCCGATGTGCGCATCTTCTTCACGAAGCTCGCCGCAGGAAGACCCGCACCGCTCGCCGGCATCACGCACATTGCATGCCGCGGCTTCCTTTCGTTCAACGAGCTCTATCGCCGTTTTTTCTCGATCATTGCGGATACATGCCGTATACCCATCATCGTTCATGTACCGGCATCTCGCGAACAGTTCTCAGCGCTTACAGCCGCGACGATGACCTCCGCGGAAGAACTTTTCATTCCCGGCATCCGTATCGAATATGGAACGGATGTCGATGCACTTTCATCGTCGGTCATCAATGCGCTCATCGGCGGCACATCATCACCCGAAGGACATGCACGCCTTTCGTTCCTGTACTCCTTCGGCGCGTACCAGGAGGCCGAGACCATTGCGCATGCGGTCGATTCTCTTGTCCGCCGCGGCGTTCCGGCGCACCGTATCGCCGTCGTCGGAGACATTGCAACGCTCCATCGCCCGCTCACCGATGCGTTCGCCCACCTCGCTCTGCCCGTATCCTCTCGGCGGGGGGATGTGCTCGGCGATCACCCGATAGCGCGTATGCTCATGACGCTCTTCTCCATCATCGATCAGGATACGACCGTCGATGTCGATGCGCTTTCCGGGTTGTTCGCATCGGGCATGGTAACGCATCCATCGTGCGACCGGTATCGCGCGCATGCGCTCCTGCATGGAAAGAAGGGGCTCGATCTGCCGGAACGCGCGCGCGCATCGCTCATCGCGTCATCCGTCGACCGCCTGCGCACGGATGACACATCCGTGCATGCATTCGGCGTCTTCGTGAACGAGACCATAGCCCGTGCACGAACGCTCACGCGCGCACGGGATTTCAGCGAAGGCGTAACGCACCTTCGCGACCTCGCTGAATTCCTCGGCTTCTCCCGCTTCGCCGATGCGATGGGCGATGACATGCGCGGCATCTATGCGTCGGTACTCGAAGCACTGGATACGCTTCGCGTCTGTGATACGGTGTACCGCGGCGAGCAGTTCTCCATCGATGACCTTCGCACCGCGGCGGCAAGAACGCTCTCTGCCCTGACCCGCGAATCGGGTGCTTCACGCGGGGGTGTGCGGCTCCTTACACCGTATGACATTCGCGGCGCAGAGTTCGATCATATCATCATCGGCGGCTGTACGGAGGGGGGATTTTCCTTTTCGGACAATGCGCTCCTTTCCGACGATATGCGCCGGGCCATACACGCGCGCTACCCGGCCATGCCGCTCTCGCCGTCGTCCAACAATGAGGAATTGCTGCTCTTCTGTTCTGTTGTGCTCGCACTCGCACCCGCCGGCGGCATCACCTGTTCTCTCACCGCGCGCGATGAACGCGGGAATGAGGTGCTGCCGCATCCGTACATGGACGCTGTCATGCACGCCTTTGAGCCCGCACTCGCTGATGCATCCTGGGAAACGCGTGCGCGTGAAACGTTCACCCCCGCGGTGTCGGTCCATTCCCGTGCACGCTATGTACCGACCCTTGTAGAAGCGCGTACGAGAATAGATGCGGAGAACGCGATCGCTCAAGGCGCATCCATCGAAGAGGCGACACGGGCGACAGGATCATATATCGATGATGCGTTCGAACGCGACAATGCCCGGCTCCTTGCAATGCGCATGCGTACTCTGAGCGAAAAGTATATGGAAGCGCTCTCGGCACCTGCCATGCAATGGTTCAGATCGTACATCGCAGGGGATATAAGCGTCACCGACCTCGAATCGATAGCCCGCTGTCCGGGGGAATTCATAGCCAGGCGGCTCTATCGCATGGATGAAATGCGGATACCGCTCGGCGGCATCGAGCATGCCGATCGCGGGGCGTATTTTCACCGCATCTTCGAGCGATTCTATGGAACAGTGCGTGAACGCTATGGCTCCTGTGCGCTCACGCGTACGCATCGCGATGACTACCGAAGCCTTATCGCCGAAGTCATCGACACGGTCACGATACATGCCGGTCTCGCGCATGAGGAAGGATATGCCCGCAGTGAAGCGCATCGTATCGCGAAAAGGTTCATCGACCATGAGATAGCGCTTGCTGAGAAAAGCGGTTTTGTCCCCGAGTATATCGAACACACATTCGAACATCATCCCCTCAGGCATATTTCCATAAAAGGAAGAATAGACAGGATCGATATCATGCAGCGGGACGGACGCATCACCGGTATCCGCGTCATCGATTATAAATCATCCGCAACGGTCATGAAAAAGGACGATGTGCGCTCATACCGGGTACTGCAGCCATTCCTCTACCTCGCGTATGCGATCGATATGCTTTCGCTTTATGATGCCTGTGAGAAGGGCGATGTGCAGATCGAGTGCGGCTATTACGCGTACTCTGAATCCGCCCTTGCGGATAAGGCGTATACGCCGTTCACGGACAAAGAGATAATGCGCTCTTTCTTCCGCAAGGATACCGAGGAAATGAATATCTATGCTGCGGTGCTGCCGGCGATAGCAGACCTATCCGCAGGGATGGTACGGTTCCGTCCCGATGAAAACTCGTGCAGGAAATGCGTCTACCGCGTCGCTTGTCCCGCTGAATTCTGA